From one Desmodus rotundus isolate HL8 chromosome X, HLdesRot8A.1, whole genome shotgun sequence genomic stretch:
- the LOC112321371 gene encoding transcription elongation factor A protein-like 4 — protein MEKLYSENEGIPEIQGNMENKQSQNSGKPEVAHTLEGKGKLEHEGKIENKEKTEDEEILEDKEKPDSVGKSKKGKPVIEGKSESQGKSEGKEKPKEEGKLDSEGKPVNDGKPKEEGKSTSELRTAGKRPAGDDVPRKAKRKTNKGLAQCLKEYKEAIHDMHLSNEEMIREFDEMAKVEDEMKKTRQKLGGFMWMQKSLQDPFHPRGPRELRGGCRAPQRGFEDIPFV, from the coding sequence ATGGAAAAACTCTACAGTGAAAATGAAGGAATTCCTGAGATCCAAGGAAACATGGAAAACAAACAGTCTCAGAATTCGGGAAAGCCAGAAGTAGCTCATACTCTGGAAGGCAAAGGAAAGTTAGAACAcgagggaaaaatagaaaacaaggaaaagacaGAAGATGAGGAAATACTAGAGGATAAGGAAAAGCCAGACAGTGTGGGAAAATCCAAAAAAGGAAAGCCAGTGATAGAGGGAAAGTCAGAGAGCCAGGGAAAATCAGAGGGCAAGGAAAAAccaaaagaagagggaaaactggACAGCGAGGGAAAGCCAGTAAATGATGGAAAgccaaaagaagaaggaaaatcaaCCAGTGAACTAAGGACTGCAGGGAAGCGCCCAGCTGGGGATGATGTACCCAggaaagccaaaagaaaaaccaacaagGGGCTGGCTCAGTGTCTCAAGGAATACAAAGAGGCCATACATGATATGCATTTGAGCAACGAGGAGATGATAAGAGAATTTGATGAGATGGCTAAGGTAGAGGATGAGATGAAGAAAACCAGACAGAAATTGGGGGGTTTTATGTGGATGCAGAAAAGTTTACAGGACCCCTTCCACCCGAGGGGCCCAAGGGAACTCAGGGGTGGCTGCAGGGCCCCACAGAGGGGTTTTGAAGACATTCCTTTTGTGTAG